The following coding sequences lie in one Capsicum annuum cultivar UCD-10X-F1 chromosome 5, UCD10Xv1.1, whole genome shotgun sequence genomic window:
- the LOC107843507 gene encoding NADP-dependent malic enzyme encodes MESTLKEQIPAGGVEDVYGEDCATEDQCITPWTIAVSSGYNLLRDPRYNKGLAFTERERDAHYLRGLLPPVVSTQELQEKKLMQSIRQYDLPLHKYVAMMELEERNERLFYKLLIDNVEELLPIVYTPTVGEACQKYGSLFKRPQGLYISLKEKGRILEVLKNWPERSIQVIVVTDGERILGLGDLGCQGMGIPVGKLALYTALGGVRPSACLPITIDVGTNNEKLLNDEFYIGLRQNRATGQEYYDFLHEFMSAVKQNYGEKILIQFEDFANHNAFELLAKYRTTHLVFNDDIQGTASVVLAGLIASLKLLGGALCDHTFLFLGAGEAGTGIAELIALEISKKTNTPVEETRRKIWLVDSKGLIVSGRKGTLQAFKKPWAHEHEPVNNLLDAVKAVKPSVLIGTSGVGRTFTKEVVEAMASMNERPLIMALSNPTSQAECTAEEAYTWSEGRAVFASGSPFPSFEYNEKLYFPGQANNCYIFPGFGFGLVMSGTIRVHDDMLLAASEALAAQVTDEHYAKGMIYPPFADIRKISAHIAARVAAKAYELGVATRLPRPADLVKYAESCMYTPNYRSYR; translated from the exons ATGGAGAGCACATTGAAGGAGCAGATACCGGCGGGTGGAGTCGAGGATGTCTACGGTGAGGATTGCGCCACTGAGGACCAGTGCATCACTCCCTGGACTATTGCCGTTTCTAG TGGCTACAACCTGTTGAGGGATCCACGTTACAACAAAGGTCTTGCCTTCACTGAGAGAGAAAGAGATGCTCATTACTTGCGAGGCCTTTTGCCTCCTGTTGTTTCCACACAGGAACTGCAG GAGAAAAAACTTATGCAGTCTATTCGCCAATATGATCTCCCTCTGCACAAATATGTCGCCATGATGGAATTAGAG GAACGAAATGAAAGGTTGTTCTACAAGCTTCTTATTGATAATGTGGAAGAGTTACTTCCAATTGTCTACACTCCAACTGTTGGTGAGGCGTGTCAAAAATATGGAAGCCTTTTTAAGCGCCCACAAGGTTTATACATCAGTTTGAAAGAAAA GGGAAGGATCCTTGAGGTATTGAAGAACTGGCCTGAAAGATCAATCCAGGTCATCGTCGTGACTGATGGAGAAAGAATTCTGGGACTTGGGGACCTTGGTTGCCAG GGAATGGGCATACCTGTGGGGAAATTGGCTCTATATACTGCACTTGGAGGAGTCAGACCTTCAGCG TGCTTGCCTATAACCATTGATGTAGGGACAAACAATGAGAAGTTACTGAACGATGAATTCTACATTGGTCTCAGACAAAATAGAGCAACTGGGCAG GAATATTATGACTTCCTTCATGAATTCATGTCTGCTGTGAAGCAAAATTATGGTGAAAAAATTCTCATACAG TTTGAAGATTTTGCAAACCACAATGCTTTTGAGCTGTTGGCTAAATATCGTACTACACATTTGGTCTTCAATGATGATATACAG GGGACAGCTTCTGTGGTCCTTGCAGGGCTTATTGCATCACTTAAGCTACTTGGAGGTGCATTATGTGATCATACATTCTTGTTCCTCGGTGCTGGAGAG GCTGGGACTGGTATTGCAGAACTCATAGCACTTGAAATTTCAAAGAAG ACAAACACTCCCGTGGAGGAGACACGAAGAAAGATCTGGCTTGTGGACTCAAAG GGTCTTATAGTTAGTGGTCGCAAGGGAACACTTCAAGCCTTCAAGAAGCCTTGGGCTCATGAACACGAACCTGTGAACAATCTCCTAGATGCTGTTAAG GCTGTTAAGCCATCCGTCTTAATTGGGACATCTGGAGTTGGAAGAACATTTACGAAGGAAGTAGTTGAGGCCATGGCCTCCATGAATGAG agACCTCTTATTATGGCTCTCTCAAACCCGACCTCACAAGCTGAATGTACTGCTGAAGAAGCTTATACTTGGAGTGAG ggTCGTGCTGTTTTCGCCAGTGGAAGTCCATTTCCTTCCTTTGAGTACAATGAGAAACTCTACTTTCCTGGCCAG GCAAATAACTGTTACATATTCCCTGGATTTGGTTTTGGCTTGGTCATGTCTGGTACAATCCGTGTGCATGATGACATGCTTTTAGCAGCTT CGGAAGCTTTGGCTGCTCAAGTAACTGACGAACATTATGCTAAGGGAATGATATACCCTCCTTTCGCTGATATCAGAAAAATCTCAGCTCACATAGCTGCTAGGGTTGCAGCCAAAGCATATGAACTCG GTGTCGCAACGCGTCTCCCTCGACCTGCAGATTTGGTGAAGTATGCTGAGAGTTGTATGTATACTCCTAATTACCGAAGCTACAGATGA